In a single window of the Ignavibacteria bacterium genome:
- a CDS encoding 4-hydroxy-tetrahydrodipicolinate synthase has product MARLTGTGTALVTPFKANGTIDEKSLRGLVEWQIKNKVEFLVPCGSTGESATMTRDERRRVIEIVVDENKGRVPVIAGTGTNSTLDSLDLTHDAKEVGADAVLLVGPYYNKPTQEGFYQHFKRIVEECDVKAVLYNVPGRTASNMLPETTLRLAEEVENVIAIKEASNNLEQIMEIIKYRPKDFSVLSGEDSLTLPIITAGGDGVISVISNEVPKEYSDLTRAALKGDLKKAQELHYKLFELMKANFYESNPIPVKTALHMMGKIEESLRLPLTKMSKPNREKLKSVLQDLKLI; this is encoded by the coding sequence ATGGCCAGATTAACAGGTACAGGAACAGCTTTAGTAACACCTTTTAAGGCAAACGGAACAATTGATGAAAAATCACTCAGGGGACTTGTAGAATGGCAAATTAAAAATAAGGTTGAATTCCTTGTGCCGTGCGGCTCAACTGGTGAATCAGCCACTATGACCCGTGATGAACGTCGCCGCGTAATTGAAATTGTTGTTGACGAGAATAAAGGAAGAGTTCCGGTGATTGCAGGAACCGGCACGAATTCAACGCTTGATTCACTCGACCTCACACACGATGCCAAAGAAGTAGGGGCTGATGCTGTTCTGCTTGTAGGTCCATATTACAATAAGCCTACACAGGAAGGTTTCTACCAGCATTTTAAGCGAATTGTTGAAGAGTGTGACGTAAAAGCAGTGTTATATAATGTACCGGGGCGGACTGCATCAAACATGCTGCCTGAAACTACACTCCGGCTTGCCGAAGAAGTTGAAAATGTTATCGCGATCAAAGAAGCTTCAAACAATCTCGAGCAGATAATGGAGATAATTAAATACAGGCCAAAGGATTTTTCAGTGCTCTCTGGCGAGGATTCACTTACGCTTCCCATTATTACAGCAGGCGGTGATGGTGTGATCAGCGTTATTTCAAATGAAGTGCCTAAAGAGTACAGTGACCTGACAAGAGCAGCGTTAAAAGGTGATCTTAAGAAGGCGCAGGAGCTTCATTATAAATTGTTTGAGCTGATGAAAGCTAATTTTTATGAGTCTAATCCTATACCTGTTAAGACTGCTTTGCATATGATGGGTAAAATAGAAGAAAGCCTTCGCTTGCCGCTTACCAAAATGTCTAAGCCTAACCGCGAAAAGCTGAAGAGTGTATTGCAGGATCTGAAGCTGATATAA
- a CDS encoding tetratricopeptide repeat protein → MKAFYAVVGVFTNDKIHKGHTAIIKLVTHIIGKTRSLIVLLNIDNFALIIKLIIQIPLKTMQKLKILLFILIPALLLTACSKESEDSILLAAKTKLEEAKKLDTENKPEDAKKAYGEAIELYKKFLKEYPASQKAPEVYSSIAKIYVDNLKDYPNAIKHYEELIQKHPGTKESKYGMFMVAFIYDEMLKDKEKAKANYQKFLDKYPKDEDPNEKMSESARMMLQMLDENRSIEDIIKNTQKDTVKTNTPKEEPKKDDVKKEDVKKDETKKEAPKDNPDSKPTDSDTKK, encoded by the coding sequence TTGAAAGCCTTTTACGCCGTCGTTGGTGTTTTCACCAACGACAAAATCCATAAAGGTCATACAGCAATAATTAAACTTGTAACCCACATTATAGGAAAAACCCGTTCATTGATAGTTTTGCTGAATATTGATAATTTTGCATTAATTATTAAACTAATCATTCAAATCCCGTTAAAAACTATGCAAAAACTGAAGATCCTGTTATTTATCTTAATTCCCGCCCTGCTGTTAACAGCATGTTCAAAGGAATCAGAAGATTCAATTCTGCTTGCAGCTAAAACAAAGCTTGAAGAAGCAAAAAAGCTTGATACGGAAAATAAACCGGAAGATGCCAAAAAAGCATACGGTGAAGCTATTGAGCTGTATAAAAAGTTTTTGAAAGAATACCCGGCATCGCAGAAAGCTCCTGAAGTTTACAGCAGCATTGCAAAAATTTACGTGGATAATTTAAAAGACTATCCCAATGCGATAAAGCATTACGAAGAGCTGATACAGAAACATCCCGGAACAAAAGAATCAAAATACGGCATGTTCATGGTAGCTTTTATTTATGATGAAATGCTGAAGGATAAGGAAAAAGCAAAAGCCAATTACCAGAAATTCCTTGATAAATACCCGAAGGATGAAGACCCGAACGAAAAAATGAGCGAATCAGCAAGAATGATGCTGCAAATGCTTGATGAGAACAGGTCAATTGAGGATATTATCAAAAATACACAGAAGGATACTGTAAAGACAAATACGCCTAAGGAAGAACCGAAGAAAGATGATGTTAAGAAAGAAGATGTAAAAAAGGATGAAACGAAGAAAGAAGCACCAAAAGATAATCCTGATTCAAAACCAACAGATTCAGACACAAAAAAATAA
- a CDS encoding M1 family metallopeptidase — MQNPQKYKKGAFLFSAGVIFNLFISALLFLGASVLTERGTSNGKVLVELSKEKGIQVVEKLWGLYKGSAGDVREDTETELKMLALYDAVDYDLNLSFDIPGRSINGINYMRIRAETDTLRTIYVNIYDNLKVDKVSFQNMMRTGINYRNARDIPEWYDVSYTQTKNYLIITMKDSDVPMKGDNLALKIEYSGKPVKKGFDSFSFKELYGNMYIYTLSEPNWGPVWWPSKDFPDDKATMSMHLKVPTGMKGVSNGLLKDTVQNSDGTTTFNWESQYPIATYLVSIVVGNFVYWEDTYTSLDGNKQMPVVYYAFPRDSAKARIDWKPTPEMIKVFAEKFGEYPFINEKYGNCQFGWTSGAMEHQTITSYGYLLITGDNRYDFVNAHELAHHWFGDAVTLKDWKNIWLNEGFASYCEALWMEYTGGKTAYISHMKGFDYGYFSGTVYAPKGFIDNPAIYATIYQKGAWVLHMLRGVMGDEKFFAAVRAYYDKFKYTNAETSDLVSVFEEYHGSSLGYFFDQWVYKGTGRPKYEYSWKFEDFQGQKGSGAYTVRLNLKQVQKEEEIDVYRMPVKITVVTEAGDKEFTVFNDQKEQSILLTVDSTPKEVLIDKDSWILKKVAKGTYKK; from the coding sequence ATGCAAAATCCGCAAAAATACAAAAAAGGGGCATTTTTATTCAGTGCCGGAGTGATTTTCAATTTATTCATATCAGCGCTGCTGTTTCTGGGCGCTTCAGTTCTAACTGAGCGCGGCACATCCAACGGTAAGGTGCTGGTAGAGCTTTCAAAGGAAAAAGGTATCCAGGTAGTAGAAAAGCTCTGGGGTTTATATAAAGGCTCCGCAGGTGATGTAAGAGAGGATACTGAAACAGAGCTGAAAATGCTTGCTTTGTATGATGCCGTGGATTATGATCTTAATTTATCTTTTGATATCCCTGGCAGATCGATAAACGGAATTAACTACATGCGCATCCGCGCTGAAACTGATACCCTCCGGACAATATATGTAAACATTTATGATAACCTGAAAGTGGATAAAGTAAGCTTTCAGAATATGATGCGCACCGGAATTAATTACAGGAATGCAAGGGATATTCCTGAATGGTATGATGTATCTTATACACAAACGAAGAACTACCTTATTATTACAATGAAGGACAGCGATGTGCCTATGAAGGGTGATAACCTTGCCCTTAAAATTGAATATTCAGGCAAACCTGTTAAAAAAGGATTTGATTCATTTTCATTTAAAGAGCTTTACGGCAATATGTATATATATACATTAAGTGAGCCTAACTGGGGACCCGTTTGGTGGCCTTCAAAAGATTTTCCGGATGATAAAGCTACAATGAGCATGCATCTTAAAGTGCCAACAGGCATGAAGGGTGTATCCAACGGGCTGCTTAAAGATACAGTGCAGAATTCAGACGGCACAACAACATTCAACTGGGAAAGCCAATACCCTATCGCAACATATCTTGTAAGTATTGTAGTAGGAAATTTTGTTTATTGGGAAGATACCTACACTTCTCTTGACGGCAATAAACAAATGCCGGTAGTATATTACGCTTTTCCTCGTGATTCAGCCAAAGCACGTATTGACTGGAAGCCGACACCTGAAATGATTAAGGTGTTTGCTGAAAAATTCGGTGAGTACCCGTTCATAAATGAAAAATACGGTAACTGCCAGTTCGGCTGGACATCAGGAGCTATGGAGCATCAAACAATTACATCATACGGTTACCTGCTTATAACCGGAGATAACAGGTATGATTTTGTAAACGCGCATGAGCTTGCGCATCACTGGTTTGGCGATGCAGTAACATTAAAGGACTGGAAGAATATCTGGCTTAACGAAGGTTTCGCTTCCTACTGCGAAGCTTTATGGATGGAATACACAGGCGGCAAGACGGCATATATTTCTCACATGAAAGGTTTTGATTACGGTTATTTCAGCGGGACAGTTTACGCGCCTAAAGGCTTCATTGATAATCCCGCAATATACGCTACCATATACCAGAAAGGCGCATGGGTACTGCACATGCTGCGCGGAGTAATGGGTGATGAAAAATTCTTTGCTGCAGTAAGAGCGTATTACGATAAGTTCAAATATACAAATGCTGAAACATCAGACCTGGTAAGCGTATTTGAAGAATATCACGGCTCAAGCCTGGGTTACTTTTTTGACCAGTGGGTTTACAAAGGTACAGGCAGGCCTAAATATGAATACTCATGGAAATTCGAAGACTTCCAGGGACAAAAAGGCTCAGGCGCTTATACGGTCAGATTGAACCTGAAGCAGGTTCAGAAAGAAGAAGAGATAGATGTTTACAGGATGCCGGTCAAGATAACAGTTGTTACTGAAGCCGGTGATAAGGAATTTACAGTATTCAATGACCAGAAAGAACAATCAATACTGCTTACGGTTGATTCAACACCGAAGGAAGTATTGATAGATAAAGACAGCTGGATACTGAAAAAAGTAGCAAAGGGAACATACAAAAAATAA
- a CDS encoding DUF58 domain-containing protein — MQTDYKKFLQPRVISKLANIELKAKFVVEGFIAGLHKSPYHGFSVEFAEHRQYMPGDDLKYLDWKVLGRTDRYYIKQFEEETNLKSYIIVDSSRSMQFRSSDSGLGTSSPFGKFFRKKEQVKAETKSSISKLEYSTYIAASLAVLMNFQKDAAGLVVYDEAVKTFIPPKATSQNLKLILNQLASIQPSGKTNTASALNLVAERIKRRGLVIIFSDLFDDQTAVINALKHFRYKRNEVIMFQVLDPAEMNFAIDSPTIFKDMETSKEMLSQPISVMNSYKDAVKEFIDNYRTACLSNNIDYVLLSTDTPFDQALLGYLNKRKRLL, encoded by the coding sequence TTGCAGACCGACTATAAAAAATTCCTTCAGCCCCGAGTAATATCAAAGCTGGCAAACATAGAGCTGAAAGCTAAATTTGTTGTGGAAGGTTTTATTGCCGGTTTACATAAATCTCCCTACCACGGCTTCAGCGTGGAATTTGCAGAACACCGCCAGTATATGCCGGGTGATGACCTAAAATATCTTGACTGGAAAGTCCTTGGCAGAACCGACCGCTACTATATCAAACAATTCGAAGAAGAAACAAATCTAAAATCATACATAATAGTAGATTCAAGCCGCTCTATGCAGTTCCGCTCATCTGATAGCGGACTTGGCACCTCTTCCCCGTTTGGCAAGTTTTTCAGAAAAAAAGAACAGGTAAAAGCAGAGACAAAAAGCAGTATTTCAAAGCTTGAATACTCTACTTACATAGCTGCATCACTGGCAGTGCTTATGAATTTTCAGAAGGACGCGGCGGGACTAGTGGTTTACGATGAAGCCGTTAAAACATTCATACCGCCAAAGGCTACCAGCCAGAACCTTAAGCTGATTTTAAATCAGCTTGCATCAATTCAGCCTTCAGGAAAAACCAATACGGCTTCTGCATTGAATCTTGTTGCGGAGCGTATTAAGCGGCGCGGACTGGTAATTATCTTCAGCGATCTCTTCGATGACCAAACTGCGGTAATAAACGCGCTAAAACATTTCCGCTACAAACGGAATGAGGTTATAATGTTCCAGGTTTTAGACCCGGCTGAAATGAATTTCGCGATCGACTCACCCACTATATTTAAAGATATGGAAACCAGCAAGGAAATGCTTTCGCAGCCCATCTCAGTTATGAATTCATACAAAGACGCTGTAAAGGAATTCATCGATAACTACAGAACAGCCTGTCTCTCGAATAATATTGATTATGTGCTGCTTTCAACTGATACACCCTTTGACCAGGCATTACTTGGATACCTGAATAAACGTAAAAGATTACTTTAA
- a CDS encoding T9SS type A sorting domain-containing protein yields the protein MKRILLILILTCTSVFAQNLHQRFDGMDFIINGNNSLNPFNGGIEIPRYQFIDIDGDNDLDLFIYDRDTTLNFYRNEGNAGVPVFRLNTTRYQNLNIRNWFKFADLDGDNDIDLFCGGDSQRVRYYRNIGTISNPNFTLQLYGVKTDLNDYMGSESASVPTIVDIDADGDLDFLTGSSTGEITYYQNIGNAQNFNFKFITSRFANILIVGGADDPRHGASSITFADIDGDNDRDLFWGDLFGLSIYFIRNTGSASSFNWNVIDTNSPPPNYYFSGGFNMPGIHDLDNDGKNDFFVGVLVGSKSVDNFVHFRNMGPLNNPVFTKVTDNLILSADIGAYSYPAFGDIDNDGDKDLFMGCGNSIGFYRNTGTASIPAFNLVTDSLPLNVNNFNYSVSIGDLDGDGKKDLVAGFYSLARLRYFRNTGTLANPVFTYTASQLDTMNLSQASAPCLTDLDNDGDLDILAGNSSGRLTYYRNNGSASSFNYQFVSGNYANVNVTNDAAPSLGDLDSDGDLDLLVGNRLGQLAFYRNTGSVSSPAFTFVTSNYSGINAFQNSVPAIVDINGDTDPDLFVGNIKGGLYYYENWDVFGIQQIGSEIPGSFSLSQNYPNPFNPMTKIIFNIPQYKGVSGSAGEVSLIIYDITGKVISTPVNQPLNAGTYEVDFDAADLPSGIYFYKLVSGGFSDSKKMVLVK from the coding sequence ATGAAAAGAATACTTCTGATTTTAATTTTAACATGCACATCTGTATTTGCACAAAACCTGCACCAGCGTTTTGACGGGATGGATTTTATCATCAACGGGAATAATTCTCTAAACCCGTTTAACGGGGGTATCGAGATACCCAGATACCAGTTCATAGATATTGATGGAGATAATGATCTTGACCTCTTTATTTATGACAGGGATACCACATTAAATTTCTACAGAAATGAAGGTAATGCAGGTGTACCTGTATTCAGGCTAAACACAACCCGCTATCAAAACCTGAACATACGCAACTGGTTCAAATTTGCAGATCTTGACGGCGATAACGATATCGATCTCTTCTGCGGCGGTGATTCACAGCGAGTACGCTACTACAGGAACATAGGCACAATATCAAATCCAAACTTCACTCTGCAGCTTTACGGGGTAAAGACTGATCTAAATGATTACATGGGAAGTGAATCAGCAAGTGTGCCAACAATTGTGGATATTGACGCAGATGGTGACCTTGATTTTTTAACGGGAAGCTCAACAGGAGAAATTACATATTACCAGAACATAGGAAATGCGCAGAACTTTAACTTTAAATTTATAACATCGCGGTTTGCGAATATTTTAATTGTCGGCGGAGCCGACGATCCGAGGCATGGGGCAAGCTCAATAACTTTTGCGGATATTGACGGTGATAATGACAGGGATCTTTTCTGGGGAGATCTTTTCGGGTTAAGCATTTATTTCATCCGCAATACAGGCTCAGCATCAAGCTTTAACTGGAATGTAATTGATACAAACTCTCCCCCGCCGAATTACTATTTCAGCGGCGGTTTTAATATGCCAGGGATCCACGATCTTGATAATGACGGGAAGAATGATTTTTTTGTTGGCGTACTGGTAGGTTCAAAATCAGTTGATAATTTTGTTCATTTCAGGAATATGGGTCCATTAAATAATCCCGTTTTCACAAAGGTCACAGATAATCTTATCTTATCTGCAGATATTGGTGCTTACAGTTACCCCGCATTCGGTGATATTGATAATGACGGCGATAAGGATCTCTTCATGGGCTGCGGCAATTCAATTGGATTTTACAGAAATACCGGGACTGCTTCAATACCCGCATTTAATCTGGTAACTGATAGCTTACCGCTTAATGTAAATAATTTCAATTATTCCGTTTCAATCGGAGATCTTGACGGCGACGGGAAGAAAGATTTGGTTGCAGGATTTTATTCACTGGCAAGGCTTCGTTATTTCAGGAATACAGGCACACTGGCAAACCCGGTCTTTACATATACTGCCTCACAGCTTGATACAATGAACCTTTCACAGGCTAGCGCACCCTGCCTTACTGATCTTGATAACGACGGCGATCTTGATATCCTTGCTGGCAATTCAAGCGGCAGGCTTACTTATTACAGGAATAACGGTTCAGCAAGCAGCTTCAATTACCAGTTTGTTTCAGGTAACTATGCAAATGTTAACGTAACCAATGATGCAGCGCCTTCACTGGGCGATCTTGACAGCGATGGTGATCTTGACCTGCTGGTTGGCAATCGCCTCGGTCAACTTGCTTTTTACCGCAATACGGGGAGCGTTTCATCACCTGCATTCACATTTGTTACATCCAATTATTCGGGTATAAATGCTTTTCAGAACTCAGTCCCCGCTATTGTTGATATAAACGGCGATACAGACCCCGACCTTTTTGTTGGAAACATCAAAGGCGGCTTGTACTATTATGAGAACTGGGATGTTTTCGGTATTCAACAGATCGGCTCTGAAATTCCAGGTTCCTTTTCATTGAGTCAAAACTATCCAAATCCGTTCAACCCGATGACAAAAATCATATTCAATATTCCCCAATACAAAGGAGTATCCGGCTCAGCCGGTGAGGTATCATTAATTATTTATGATATAACAGGTAAAGTAATTTCAACTCCGGTTAACCAGCCATTAAATGCCGGGACTTACGAAGTTGATTTTGATGCAGCAGATCTGCCAAGCGGAATATATTTTTACAAGCTTGTAAGCGGTGGATTTAGTGATTCAAAGAAAATGGTGCTGGTGAAGTAA
- a CDS encoding aldehyde dehydrogenase family protein, producing the protein MAEKYLNLINGEWVAPSTGKYIENRNPADKDDLIGLFPASSEEDVNKAVAAAKAAFDKWRLVPAPKRGDVLKVVGDMMLAKKDEISFEMTREMGKVFAETKGDTQEGIDTAYYAASEGRRLFGLNAPSELPNKMNLSFRVPIGVGGFICPWNFPMAIPTWKLFPALVCGNTAVFKPAELTPKTAHTLVEIIDAAMREVLGKDYIPGVINLVHGKGSVVGEAITNHEDIDLISFTGSTDVGKRINAVAGASLKRVSLELGGKNAQIVMDDANQELALEAVLWGAFGTTGQRCTATSRLILHEKIYDEFIKKLVDRASKLKLGYGNDKGIDVGPCVSESQRNSVNEYVQIGLNEDKAKLVLGGEFAAEDSLVKGWFYKPTIFVDVTPEMRIAKEEIFGPVLAVIKTTGLEDAIRILNNTKYGLSSSIFTNNVNDAFTAVRDIKAGITYVNGATIGAEAHMPFGGVKQTGNGHREGGWTVYDFYTEWKAVYIDYSGKLQRAQIDNY; encoded by the coding sequence ATGGCAGAAAAATATTTAAACTTAATAAACGGTGAATGGGTAGCACCTTCAACAGGCAAATATATAGAAAACCGCAATCCCGCTGATAAAGATGACCTTATCGGCTTATTCCCCGCTTCATCTGAAGAAGATGTAAACAAAGCGGTAGCAGCAGCTAAAGCTGCGTTTGATAAATGGCGTCTTGTGCCTGCGCCAAAGCGCGGCGATGTGCTGAAAGTTGTTGGCGATATGATGCTCGCTAAAAAAGATGAAATATCATTTGAAATGACACGTGAAATGGGTAAAGTTTTTGCTGAAACCAAAGGCGATACCCAGGAAGGAATCGATACAGCATATTATGCAGCTTCAGAAGGCAGAAGGCTTTTTGGTTTGAATGCTCCAAGCGAGCTGCCCAATAAAATGAACTTAAGCTTCCGTGTGCCTATTGGCGTTGGCGGATTTATCTGCCCGTGGAACTTCCCTATGGCTATTCCAACCTGGAAGCTCTTCCCTGCTCTTGTATGCGGAAATACAGCAGTGTTCAAACCTGCAGAGCTTACACCTAAAACAGCGCATACATTAGTAGAAATTATCGATGCGGCAATGCGCGAAGTACTGGGTAAAGATTATATCCCCGGTGTGATAAATCTGGTTCACGGCAAAGGCAGTGTTGTTGGCGAAGCCATCACTAACCATGAAGATATTGACTTGATCTCATTTACCGGCTCCACAGATGTTGGCAAACGTATTAATGCAGTTGCCGGCGCTTCGCTGAAAAGAGTATCACTTGAGCTTGGCGGCAAGAACGCGCAGATTGTAATGGATGACGCAAACCAGGAGCTTGCGCTTGAAGCGGTATTATGGGGCGCATTCGGAACCACCGGTCAGCGCTGCACAGCTACATCAAGGTTAATTCTGCATGAAAAAATTTATGATGAATTCATAAAAAAGCTTGTGGACCGTGCTTCAAAATTAAAGCTTGGTTACGGCAATGATAAAGGCATAGATGTGGGTCCATGCGTAAGCGAAAGCCAGCGCAACAGTGTTAATGAATATGTTCAGATCGGGCTGAATGAAGATAAAGCAAAGCTTGTATTGGGCGGTGAGTTTGCAGCAGAGGATTCACTGGTTAAAGGCTGGTTCTACAAACCGACAATTTTTGTTGATGTAACTCCTGAAATGAGAATTGCAAAAGAAGAAATTTTCGGTCCGGTACTTGCTGTAATTAAAACCACCGGCCTCGAAGATGCCATAAGGATACTTAACAATACAAAATACGGTTTATCATCATCAATATTTACAAACAATGTAAATGACGCGTTCACAGCTGTACGCGATATTAAAGCAGGCATTACCTATGTAAACGGCGCAACAATAGGCGCTGAAGCGCATATGCCCTTCGGCGGCGTTAAGCAGACCGGAAACGGCCACCGTGAAGGCGGCTGGACAGTGTATGATTTCTACACCGAATGGAAGGCTGTTTATATCGATTACTCAGGCAAGCTGCAAAGAGCGCAGATCGATAATTATTAA
- a CDS encoding DNA polymerase IV, with amino-acid sequence MNTAKNTGKISSSFFIPRDASRSAHLFKRIRMMPLYSFPHHKDLGNTTGANRNKYFIHLDLDAFYAQVEQRDNPKLRGRPVSVGGGEGNKGIVMTASYEARRYGVDIGMSVVDAKRLCPELISLPCYGTKYEAVLQSILYEISKLLPEDCIEQYSVDECFLDITPVAPDYFKAAKLAWQIKKLIRDKEDLTASIGLSFNKSYAKMATKFNKPDGLTIVREENRDMIYRLPVKKMWGIGHRMEIRMHSLGIRTIGELAESNFHAIHKEFGINGVILRKIARGEDTSGIASGDTPRVEKSFTHNHTLSTAIYESDKAEMEIKRMTEYVCRRMRAKDLIADHVGLSLRYEDLGYQGDKVRLCHATNSEKELFHNAMEIYRRLPQPGPLYKIRTFGIFVYDLFKVTAYNLDLFNRDHLIPYKQIDLLKDKYGENIIRMGLGNS; translated from the coding sequence ATGAATACAGCAAAAAATACAGGTAAAATAAGTTCATCATTCTTTATCCCCAGAGATGCCTCGCGTTCTGCGCATCTTTTTAAAAGGATAAGGATGATGCCGCTGTATTCCTTCCCCCACCACAAAGATCTTGGCAACACCACAGGCGCAAACCGCAACAAATATTTCATACATCTTGATCTTGACGCGTTTTACGCGCAGGTAGAGCAGCGCGATAATCCAAAGCTGCGCGGCAGGCCTGTCTCAGTAGGCGGCGGCGAAGGCAACAAGGGTATCGTGATGACAGCAAGCTATGAAGCCCGGCGTTACGGCGTTGATATAGGCATGTCTGTAGTTGACGCGAAGCGGCTCTGCCCTGAGCTGATCTCCCTGCCCTGCTACGGCACAAAATACGAAGCCGTCCTGCAGAGCATTCTGTATGAAATATCAAAGCTGCTGCCTGAAGACTGCATTGAGCAGTACAGCGTTGATGAATGCTTCCTTGATATTACGCCCGTGGCCCCTGATTATTTTAAGGCGGCAAAGCTTGCATGGCAGATAAAAAAGCTTATCCGCGATAAAGAAGATCTAACGGCATCTATCGGGCTCTCGTTCAATAAATCCTACGCCAAAATGGCCACAAAGTTCAACAAGCCTGACGGGCTTACAATTGTGCGCGAAGAGAACCGTGATATGATATACCGCCTGCCTGTAAAAAAGATGTGGGGCATAGGCCACCGTATGGAAATACGCATGCACTCCCTCGGCATACGAACAATTGGCGAGCTGGCGGAATCCAATTTCCATGCCATACATAAGGAGTTCGGTATCAACGGCGTTATACTGCGCAAAATTGCGCGCGGCGAAGATACAAGCGGCATCGCCTCGGGCGATACCCCGCGCGTTGAAAAATCATTCACCCACAACCACACGCTTTCAACCGCAATATATGAAAGCGACAAGGCTGAGATGGAGATCAAACGGATGACAGAATATGTATGCCGCAGAATGCGCGCGAAGGATCTGATTGCCGATCATGTGGGACTCTCGCTCCGTTACGAAGACCTTGGCTACCAGGGCGATAAGGTAAGGCTTTGCCATGCAACCAACAGCGAAAAGGAGCTTTTCCATAATGCTATGGAAATTTACCGCAGGCTCCCCCAGCCGGGTCCGTTATACAAGATAAGAACATTCGGCATCTTTGTTTACGACCTCTTCAAGGTCACAGCTTACAATCTCGACCTTTTCAACCGCGATCATCTGATACCCTATAAGCAAATTGACCTGCTGAAGGATAAGTACGGTGAAAATATAATCCGTATGGGTTTGGGCAATAGCTGA